A single window of Syntrophorhabdaceae bacterium DNA harbors:
- a CDS encoding (2Fe-2S)-binding protein produces the protein MKQEMTFMVNGDQYSVQVDTRRTLLEVLRETLGLTGTKEMCNKGDCGGCTVIMDGKPILSCLTLAIEAQGKDIVTIEGLANGFKLHPIQQAFVDKGAIQCGFCTPGFIMSAKALLDRNPKPTEDEIKEAIGNHICRCTGYVQIVESIQAAAKAMGGAK, from the coding sequence ATGAAACAGGAGATGACGTTTATGGTGAATGGCGATCAGTACAGCGTTCAGGTGGACACGCGGAGGACCTTGCTCGAAGTCTTGCGTGAGACGCTCGGACTCACCGGTACAAAGGAGATGTGCAACAAAGGAGATTGCGGCGGCTGCACGGTTATCATGGACGGCAAGCCGATTCTCTCGTGTCTGACGTTGGCTATCGAAGCGCAGGGAAAGGATATCGTGACGATCGAGGGACTGGCCAACGGGTTCAAGCTCCATCCGATCCAGCAGGCCTTCGTGGATAAAGGGGCCATACAATGCGGGTTCTGCACCCCGGGATTCATCATGTCGGCGAAAGCCCTGCTCGACAGAAATCCAAAACCGACGGAAGATGAGATCAAGGAAGCGATTGGCAACCACATCTGCCGCTGCACAGGGTATGTCCAGATCGTTGAATCGATTCAGGCCGCGGCAAAGGCGATGGGAGGTGCAAAGTGA